A stretch of the Gemmatimonadaceae bacterium genome encodes the following:
- a CDS encoding L-lactate permease — translation MTSALVGKQLPLFAMIIPFWLIWVMAGWRSVKRGTVGVSGGRRELWRHGQYFISNHFGPILVDLGVAHPSCHCWCCW, via the coding sequence ATGACCTCAGCGTTGGTTGGCAAACAACTGCCGCTCTTTGCCATGATCATTCCGTTCTGGCTCATCTGGGTGATGGCCGGATGGCGTTCCGTGAAGCGAGGTACGGTTGGCGTGTCTGGTGGCCGGCGTGAGCTTTGGCGCCATGGCCAGTATTTCATCAGCAATCACTTCGGTCCGATTTTGGTGGACCTTGGCGTCGCTCACCCATCGTGTCACTGCTGGTGCTGTTGGTGA